The region TGCCGTTTGATCTTCTGCAGATACTTCTCCCTCTGCATGTATTTCTCCAAAGACTTATCTGTAAATCCTCTCCGGTCTTTTTTCTCCCGATAAGCTCTTGTATGAGGTTTCAGCAAAAAAACAGCAGGCTCGTCCTTATAAATACTGTCATTGATACCCTCCCCCTCGCGAGGTTCCAATGTCTTAAAATGCTGTATTTTCTGTACTCCAAAAACATGAGCCGATAGCTTCTGAGCCTCTTCCAAATCCTCACATTGCAGAAACAGTTCCAAAAACTTGCGGTAATCATCCTTCCTGCTGATTCCGCCATTCTGGAGCTGTACGATCAGCGCTGCATTCTGAATAATACTTCTTATTACATCATTCGTGATTTTCAAAACTTTTTTGCACTCACACTCATTTCCCTGTGAATCTATAAACCAGTTTTTCAGAGAATTCCATTTCCCCATCACATTTTCACGTATGCTTGGCTCTGCATTTCCATGAAGCTGCAAAACCGCATGTGGAATATCCAATTCACTCTGTATCACTTTTGACAGAATATATTCTTCAATCACCAGCATATTATCTGACAAAATTTGCTCGATCCGCTTGGAATGACGCTGCAATTCCTGCACAAATTCATTCAAATACTTAATAAACTTGTCCTTATGTACTACAAATTCCACTGACTTCATGAGCTGTTCCGTTTTTCCGGAATAGAAATCCCGCAGATAATCCTGATAATTCTGGTTAAGCCTTTTAAAATCCTCCTGGAGCAATCCCCACCACTCATTAATCTCCTTCAGACTGCTATCTTTTATTTCTTCTGCCTTTTGCAGGCTTTTTTCCAGCCGAACAAAAAAATTCGTGGATAAATTGCCGGATTCCAAAAAAAGATTTTCAAGACGCACAGTGAGACGTTCAATCTCAACCGCATACTCTGACATGGTATAGCGATACTGCTTATTCTTGTAATCCGCTATGGTATAAACCCTTCCAGGGTCCTGGATCGGAGTAAGATTTTTCCACTTGACTAAAGCTTCCAGATCTGTCATCAACTGTTCCATGGTATATCCCGTAAACGTCTCATCCTGTTTAAGCAGCTGGAAAATATCTTCTTTGTATATCTGGAAATGCATCTTCTCATATTCACGGTAAAAACACCGCATAATTTTACGGTATACCGGTGCATTGGGAACGGATAAATAAGATGTCTCATTAATTGGTTCAAAATATTCCATTTCTATGAATTGCCTCCGAATATGTATTTACAGGAAATTCAAAACATTCTGTAAACCAGCAGAAATGATATTATCAAGATTATAAAATCCAAATGATATCTTATTCCATCGGATCCGGTTGTTGCAAAATTTGCAACAACTGAAGCCCAGCTTAGTTCACCTTCTGAAAAATATTTTTATGTGTCAGGATATCATATTGGTAATTAATACTCCAATAATTTTTACTAATAATTCATAATCTTAAGCATACCATAATCTCTAAAAATAACAACTATAAAAACACAGTGTTTTTACCAAATCCGCTATATTTTGTGGTTAAATGGTGAGTGGATAATAATGATGTCTAAAAGACGTGGCTCACCCCTGGCGGAGTTTCGCTTGTCTTATTTATTAACTCGTGAATAATATCACCTTTTCAACTCTTATCCGTTTTATGTTCCAATATTTTTATCGAATCCAAATAATCCTTCTCCACATCACTGAGGGTTCTGGTTTTATATTTTCTGTATTCACTCGTTGCTTTATCAACTGCTTGTTTATGAGTAACACTTCCGTTTCCTTGAAGTAACTGTTCGCCACTCATTGTAAGTATACGATCCAAATGCGCTGCCCAATCGCTCATAGTCATTACCTGTTCCCGCTCTGCCTGACGTTCCGCAAAATCAAGATACCCTGAAACAAGTTGTCCCATCGCCCGAAGCTCTTTTTCATTCAGATAGTTTTTGGCAATGACAGCCTCCTTTAATGTTGGCTGATTTCCTGCAAATGTCATAAGTCCCATAAACTCTTTTTCAGCATCCGCTCTGGTATAAATAACTTCTGCTGCAGTTTGTCCATGAATCGCATAGTGAATCTTATTCTGAACCTTTTTAAAGAACTGAATGGATATTTCAGCTTTCGGATCATAATCAATACTTGTAGCATAAATTTCTAAGACTTGCCTGTAAAATACCTTCTCAGAAGCACGTATATCTCTAATACGTTCGAGTAATTCTTTAAAGTAGCCTCCACCACCCAAATTCTTCAGCCGCTCATCGTCCAGCGCAAAACCTTTTCTCATATATTCTTTTAAAATGCCTGTTGCCCATATTCTAAATTGTGTGCCGCGCTTTGACTTCACACGATAACCGACCGAAATAATCACGTCAAGATTATAATAATCTACATCATAAACTTTTCCGTCAGCCGCAGTATAGGCAAATTTTGCCCATACTGCTTCTTTGGACAATTCTCCTTCTTTAAAAACATTTCTCACATGCTTGCCTATTACGCTTCTATCTCTTTGAAACAACTCCGCCATCTGATCAATTGACAGCCAGACCGTATCTCCATCAAAAGTTGTATCTATCTTTGCCAAACCATCTTCTGTTGTGTAGATAATAATATTTGATTTCCTATTAATATCACCTTGACTATTCACTCAGTTCACCTCCTCGCCTTTTCTATGCCTTTACTTTTTTAATGTATAGGTTCTTTGTTATATGCATTTCCTTAATAGCCTTAACTGTATATTTATTTTTACCTTATTATAGTGAGCAACCTGCCTCATTACGGATCTTTCCCCTTCTTTTTGAACTATCGCAAAATTTGCCACAGTTGCGGTCTGAGCCAGCAATTCCTCTTTCAAAGCATTATTAATACGTTTTCCAATCGTTTTTACATCTTGCTCGAATAATTCGGCCATCTGATTTCGGTTTTAACCATACGGTGCCCTGTTCCGGTGTAATGGGTACCTCTAATGCAACATTGCTATCAGTAAATAAAACTATTTCTTTTTTATCCACTCTAGCCCCATGTCCTAATTATTTTGCATTACTTTTTTTCTGCAACAGGACAATACTTTCCACATGTGTTGAGTGTATAAAAATGATGTTCACAGAGCAGAATTGGCCCTGGGCGGACATGCGGTCTTCCCTGCTGCATAAGAACGTATCCTTTTTTGATATTCCCTTTGCTCTGCCATTGAACTATATCAGAGATTTAAAAATTTAAAGAGGCTTTTCGTATCCCAGGATAAGATAGGTATTGCTGGATCAACTAGTACCAACACCCCCTCAGCCCTTCCTCTGAAGATTCCATTCTTAGCAATAATATCATCCCTAAAACGCAAACAAATTCTTATCCTATGTTCAAGAATATCTATTAATTATAAGCAATTTGCCTCTTACAATTGCTACTTTTTCTTATGGTGAATATCTTTTATTGTGTGTACATCATTTTTTATTAATAATCCTGTATGTGCACTTTTTCTACGCAATTGATTTACGTCTTATAAATCTGACAAATATAAATTATAAGGATGTATATTATTTGACGAAATTACGCCGATTATCTGTCCGAGCATGTGCATACTGCTAGATATTTGAATTCCCAACAGTATTACTATTTATTCCAAATCCAACTTTTTCTTAATCATCGAGTGCGTCCACGATTCATCTTTTTCCTTTGTAAAGCTTTCTATAATATCTTGCATTGTTTCAGCACTCCAGTATATCTTAAGTTTTTCCTTTGCACGAGTTATTGCTGTATAGAAAATAGAATGCGATATTTTTTCTGCGTTATAGGAAGGGATAATTATCTTTACAGATTTATACTCTAAACCTTGCGCCTTATGAATAGAAACAGCATATGCAATTTGAAAAGGAATAATTGTCTTAACTCTTTCTTCATCATCTTCTAATTCTTCAATACTTGCAATCACCTCTAAACAGATTCGCGTTCCAAAATCGGTAACATCAACGAATTCGAAACTTTCATTCCTGCATTGCCGTTCTGTTAGAATTGTATCTATATCAAGCGTGAATAAAATTGCTGAATCGCTTTTTGAAATGTCTACAATTCTTCCTTTTAAATTGTTATATAATAAGGATGAACGCTTAGTATCCAGAAAAATTATTGGATCTCCAACTTTGAATGTCCACTCAGCCCATGAATATACTTCACTTTTGGTATTGGCATTTTGGAAATAAAGGTTCATATTGTTTAAACCAAACTTCCCATCGTAATTTAAGCACAATACAATCTCATCTTCATCCTTAGATACGAATATTTCTTCTCCTATGTCGGAAGAAAACGGACCGTCTATTGCCAATTTTTCAGTAATAATGGGTTCAATTTTTCTAACCCCATCCCATAAACTCTTTAACTCTTCTTTTTCTGTCCTCCAAGTGTTTAAAAGTTCAACATTAGCGCCATCCGTTTTAATGATATCTTTAGCATAATAAAACCAGTTACCAAAATCGATAGACTCAATTTGATAAATATCGCCTGCTAAAACAAGCAGGGTATCATCATCGATTTTTTCCAACATTTTCCCCATAGTTCTATTATCTATAGTACTGCATTCATCAATAAAAATCACATCATAATCCGTAAGGGTAACCATCTTTGTAAAGCTATCGATACTTACAAAATCTGACTCTGAACCTGGATTCTCTATACGTCTTTTTAAATTTTGCAAAGCAGTATGTGTTTTTGTAAGAAATAGCTTCTTTGATTGCATCATCATATTTGAAACATAATTAATCAATGTAGTTTTTCCCGTACCGGCCGCTCCGTATATGAGCATTACTTGAGATTTTACAAATACCTTTTGCAACGCAACCTTTTTTAAGGGATCTTCAAATTTTAAATTGCTTTCCCTAAGATATCTTGAATTTGACTCCTGTTGTCCCCTATTAGACACTTTTGAAAGCTTTAATAATTTTTCAAGTATAAATAAAGTATTAGCTTCATAGGAGTCGATAGATAAATAACCATTTTCTTCATTAATTCGAAAACCATTACTACACTCCCATGCATCTAAGCTATCATTATATTTTTTAATCTTCTCCATGCTTGCCACAGAATCCACGTCAAAATACAATTCTCCTGTTTTATATATCAGACTTTCAATTGTCAAATATGGATATGCAGTATTATATTGTTCAGAACCATTAGTTATTTCAAGGATATCATTTATATTGCCTTTACTTGTTTTCCTCCCAGCAAGATTTGAAATGAAGGGCTTTTTCTCAAATGGATAGCATCTGCTCGTAATATAAAGTTCCTCTGTAAGACACTTTTTGTCAAATGTATTTGGCAGTACTGATTCTAATATCTCTTCCCGCAAATTTAGTAATATATATCGTACAGTGTGCTTTCCCATCTTATTTGAAGATAATGCATAGTCTCTTCTCAGTTTAAAGAACACCTCCTCAAAAGTATTCGTTTTGGTCCCACCATAAATTTGGTGTAAAGCATTTTGATACCTGTTTTCATGTAAATTAATTAAATCTAATAAATTGATACCCGTCTTAGTAAGGAAGTCCATCAATGAGGTATACTCACCATAATTCTTGTTTAAATTAGTACTTATATGCAAAACTTTACCCAGTTTATTTAAACATGAAGGATTTATGGATACTTTCCAATTAGTCACTACTTTAATTTTACTATTTGCACCCCAGAGATTGATTTCTGCATCAGCATATGCAATCTGTATTGAATAATTGGTCGATATATTCTGCTTCGTATATACAGTAATCCGATTAAATTTAGTTGCATACAATCCGGCCAATTGTAATGTAATTTCAAAATATCTTTCCCCATTAACAAAGAACGGTGTCTTTTTTTGAATATAATATCGAGAGGTTCTAACATTCTTTGGAGATAAGTCAATTGCAGCAATACTTGAGACTACCATTTCATAATACTCTGTATCAAGAGTATCAGTATGTAAAGGGAATGATTCTAGGTTTTCTAGTACTAAAATACTAAAATTATTTTTCAAAAATTTTCTAATCTCCCAAAGATAGCTATAGTATTTCAACATCAACCTTTCGGATTGACCTTCGTCAGGAATTCTTGAGCCAATATATTTAAGACCTTTCAAAAATTTGCTCAAATATTGGGTTTCAATATTAAATTGGGATAACTCCCATGCTAACCTTTCATTAACATCTGTATATCCTAAATTTATTGCATTTAAAATCAAAGTAGCATAACATAAATCATATAGCCCATTCACTATCCTTCTCGATATATTATCGCGAGATTTATTCTCATTATTGATCCTATCAATTTCTAATGATATATCCTCACATCTAGTCTCGATAATTTTTATGGCATCTTCTTTTTTGAGGTTATTCTTATTTAATTTATTTAGGAACAGATGAAAATCTATAATTCGTTTGAGTTTATTACAGAATATATTAACGCTTTCGTCTGTATCTTTTATCTCATCTTCAGCATTCAGTTTAATTGTTGTGCTATTCTTTTCAAAATCTATTGATTTGATAAAACCAGGAGATACATATTTCCAAAAAACGCGTTTTTCTCCTCTAACATCTGGGTTTAACACAATAAATAAAATCCCTGGATCTGCAGTTACTTCTTTAGCGATAAATGCCGGAAAGGCTAAACTTTTTAAACTATACGAAATTATGCCGTTAGTTTCTGTATAATTATGTGTTCCTTTTATCTGGACTATAAAATTTTGTTCTGGACATCTAGTACAGCATTGCTTAAATATCAGTGATTAAATTACTAATGGTATCCCGGCATATGTCCACTTAAATGGGTGTGCTGTAAGATTGTATTGTTCAATAAAGCGCAGGATGCTTGCTTCCAGTTCTTCTATTGATAGGTAGCTTTTCCGCTTCAGCAGCTTCCGGTTAATGATGCCAAACCATATCTCAATCTGGTTCATCCAGGAACTGTGTTTCGGAGTATAGACAAAGCGGATCCGGTGGGAAGGGTCATGCAGGAAATCCGCTCGGCTTTCCATACTTTTAAGGATCCCTGTTTTCCCTTTTTTGCCCAGTTCCACGCCAAGGGCACAGGCTTCTGCCACAAAGCGGACAAGGGCTTCCGATTTATGGGTGTTTAGGCCATCGCATATAAATGTCCATGGGGCTTGCGGGTCTGTCCCTACCAATGCTTTCACGGCTTCCACAAAATCCTCTTCTGTGCGTGTGGAGTTTAAATACGGCATTTCCATACGGCCCGTTGCAACATCAAAGAACCCGATGAGGCTGGTCGTGCCATGGCGGATATACTCAAACTCCATTTTGGCGCACTGGCCGGGTAATGGGAGCTTGTCAGGATATTTATGTTCCAGCGCTTGTACCCCGGTCATTTCATCCGTGGAAACAATGTGTGCACCTTCCCGGCTTTGTTCCTGGGCACTCTGGTACAGGCCGCAGATTTCGTTTACTTTCCGCGCAAAAGATTCCGGGGCTTCCGTCTTTTCCGAAGAATGAAGCCAGTAACGGATTTTGTGGGGATGTAAATCTACCTCATTTTTAAAAAACGGCTGACAGATTTCTCAGAAATCTGTTCAGCGATCCCCTGCTTTTTAATTTCTGCCACTAACAGCGGGAGACTCCACTGGCTTACTTCGTACCCAAAATCATTTGGGTTGCTGCAGGCAAGGTCGATGATCCGCATGATCTGGTCCGGCGTAAAAACAGACGGGGCACCGGGGCGTTTTTTATCGGACAGGACTGCCCGTATCTCATCTTCAAGCTTTTTCGGGTCGTCCATTTCAATCCTCCGCAAGGCTGGGAGCGCCGCGAGGAACCGACTGCGCCAGGTGGCAACATTATTATAATGAAGCCCGACCTGTGGTGCAATATTCTGGTTGAGTTCCCCCTGTGACGCAAGCAGGACAATGCTGGCTCTTTTGACCAGTCCTGACGGAAGGGAGCGGCTTTTTGAAAAAGCAGATAATATGTTTTTCATGGCATCAGATAAAACCGGGATAGTATCAATTGTTTTCCTTCGCATAATAACCCATCCATTCTTTAGTGATAGAATTATTATGCACCGACTACAATAAAAAAGCAACGTCTATTCATTATTATTTTGGCAATGCTGTACTAGTATAACTCGATTTTAATAAGTTTACATTATTATCCTGAAAACCAAGGGAAACGTGCGCCCAAAGCACGGACACGTAAGCCAAGAAATCAGATTACTACCAATGCTTAAATTGTAAGCTTATTTAAATCGAGTTATACTAGATATTTCAGGATTCGAAACAAATTCAAATGTACCATCATGATTGGGCCATTTATCATCACAGGAAAAGTTAGTATTAATTTTCCCATCTGAGGCCAAAAATGTTTCTAAGGCTGAAACAGCCGCACGATCTTCAGCTGAACGTTCAGAGTGAGTTGAAATATGACGTCTGATTAAATCACTATTGTTTAAATGCAAAATGGTCACCTCGTTTTAAATATCATTTGAACTTCCACTATTTTTTAGTCCGTACTAATTCGACACAAACCTCGCAGTGTGGTGAGTGGATAATAATAATGGCGAAAACATATAATTCTCCCTTAGTGGAAACCTTTCGTCAGAATCCTAATAATTATTTTTTCCCTCCAACTTATCTAATTCCCCTATACTCTCTAAAAAATGACATTCCACCGGAGATAATATATATTCCTGATTTCTTTTATACTTTTCATACTCCAAATGTGCTTTCTCTAATGCTTGCTGATGTGTTACTTTCCCCTTTGTTGTTAATATATCTCGTCTGGTCATCCTAAGGTAATCATCAATCGTCTCCAGCCAGTCTTTCATATACATTGGTTCCTGATTTAAAGCATGTACCTCTGCAATATCCAAATATGCCGCGACAATTTTATTGAGTGCATCCAACTCTTTTTCATCAAGATAATTTTTCGCCACTTCTACATCAGAGCGTTTTATACGGTTGCCGCTCCATGTAGTCAGCCCCATATTATCTTTATCCGCATCTGCCCTTTGGTAAATCACCTCTGCCGCAGTATGCTTATGTGCTGCCCAATGCATTTTATTCTGCACCTGTTTAAAAAACAACACTGAACTTTCTGCCTTAGGATTGTAGTCAATACTGGTCGCATAGATTTCCAGAACTTTTCGCCAAAATACTTTTTCTGAAGATCTAATATCACGGATACGTGATATTAGTTCTTCAAAATAATTGCCGCCTCCAAGGTTCTTCAAGCGATCATCATCTAAGGCAAACCCCTTTTTCATATATTCTTTTAAAATATTCGTGGCCCAGATTCTGAATTGTGTTCCTCTAAGGGACTTTACACGGTATCCGACCGAAATGATCACGTCAAGATTATAGAAATCAATCTGTCGTTCAACAGTTCTATTTCCTTCTTTTTGAACCGTTGCAAATTTTGCAACAGTTGCTTCCGCCAATAACTCACCTTCTGAAAAAATATTTTTGATATGCCTGGATATTGTAGACTTATTCTTTTGAAATAGCTCTGCAATCTGATCCAACGAGAGCCACACTGTGTCATTATCAAATGTAACTTCAACTTTAGTGATTCCGTCTTCAGTTGTGTACATTAAAATACTTGATTTTTCCAAATTTCTTCTCCCCTCAAAAAATTTGATAGTAATTATTTCACATTTTCCTAATAATCATAAATATAATATTCCATTCAAATTCGTCCACAAATATTGACCGAATACAGTAGCATAAATATATTTATAATTACCTATAAGATAAATTTGACCTTCTGATATAAACACATCTCTGATCATATAAATTATCTATTTTCGTTGGATTATATCCGTATGTACTTAAAATAAATTCAACATCAGCCGTTGTTGTTCTTGATTTCGAACCAATAACGATTTCACCTGTTAAATCATTCGCTACATTTGAAAATGAAAGTTCATAGTATGAACATATATTATCTTTAGTAACTCGATATTTCAATTCACCTAATTCAAAATTATTATTTTTGTAAGCTACCTTGCTCTATTATCTTTATTTTCTCATCAATCACAAAATCATCAAATTTAAGATTTCTAATCGCTTTAACCGTATTTTTTCTTAACATATCTATTTGTTTTTCAGGTGCTTGTAGTAGTAATAATGGTAATACTACAGAATCCATATAAGCTAAATTATTTTTTTCCTGAACTAAATAAAAGGTGTGTTTTAACAATGCAAAATCCGTATCCTCATTAATGATAATTCCCAAAATCTTCTTATATTCATAATAATAACTTTTTCCGACCTCGTCATAGAAATCTTCACGAATTTCATCACTTATCTGTTGGCAGAAAGCAACTGCAGTATCTATATTCTTTTTATATACTTCATAAATATGAATGGAAAAAATCATCAATTCACGAACAATCCAGAAAAACTCTCCTCTGGTTTCCGCTTCTGGACGTTCCTGTTTTTCATGTTCATTACCCAGAATATATATCAATTTATCTAATTCATGATTCTCTAAAAATTTGAATTGCAAGTAAGAATCTATTCTATACATGTATTCCATATTTTTAGACCAAAAATCCCTCTTACGTGTCATCATATGAAAGAAATCCATACCCAAGGCACTCAGTCTATATTTATCTGCAAACTTTGCACATAAAAGGCATAGTAATTCACGTTTTTCGGGATTCCAATATGGTATTA is a window of Enterocloster clostridioformis DNA encoding:
- a CDS encoding virulence RhuM family protein, yielding MYTTEDGITKVEVTFDNDTVWLSLDQIAELFQKNKSTISRHIKNIFSEGELLAEATVAKFATVQKEGNRTVERQIDFYNLDVIISVGYRVKSLRGTQFRIWATNILKEYMKKGFALDDDRLKNLGGGNYFEELISRIRDIRSSEKVFWRKVLEIYATSIDYNPKAESSVLFFKQVQNKMHWAAHKHTAAEVIYQRADADKDNMGLTTWSGNRIKRSDVEVAKNYLDEKELDALNKIVAAYLDIAEVHALNQEPMYMKDWLETIDDYLRMTRRDILTTKGKVTHQQALEKAHLEYEKYKRNQEYILSPVECHFLESIGELDKLEGKNNY
- a CDS encoding helix-turn-helix domain-containing protein, encoding MRRKTIDTIPVLSDAMKNILSAFSKSRSLPSGLVKRASIVLLASQGELNQNIAPQVGLHYNNVATWRSRFLAALPALRRIEMDDPKKLEDEIRAVLSDKKRPGAPSVFTPDQIMRIIDLACSNPNDFGYEVSQWSLPLLVAEIKKQGIAEQISEKSVSRFLKMR
- the rhuM gene encoding virulence RhuM family protein, producing the protein MNSQGDINRKSNIIIYTTEDGLAKIDTTFDGDTVWLSIDQMAELFQRDRSVIGKHVRNVFKEGELSKEAVWAKFAYTAADGKVYDVDYYNLDVIISVGYRVKSKRGTQFRIWATGILKEYMRKGFALDDERLKNLGGGGYFKELLERIRDIRASEKVFYRQVLEIYATSIDYDPKAEISIQFFKKVQNKIHYAIHGQTAAEVIYTRADAEKEFMGLMTFAGNQPTLKEAVIAKNYLNEKELRAMGQLVSGYLDFAERQAEREQVMTMSDWAAHLDRILTMSGEQLLQGNGSVTHKQAVDKATSEYRKYKTRTLSDVEKDYLDSIKILEHKTDKS
- a CDS encoding TIGR02677 family protein — encoded protein: MEYFEPINETSYLSVPNAPVYRKIMRCFYREYEKMHFQIYKEDIFQLLKQDETFTGYTMEQLMTDLEALVKWKNLTPIQDPGRVYTIADYKNKQYRYTMSEYAVEIERLTVRLENLFLESGNLSTNFFVRLEKSLQKAEEIKDSSLKEINEWWGLLQEDFKRLNQNYQDYLRDFYSGKTEQLMKSVEFVVHKDKFIKYLNEFVQELQRHSKRIEQILSDNMLVIEEYILSKVIQSELDIPHAVLQLHGNAEPSIRENVMGKWNSLKNWFIDSQGNECECKKVLKITNDVIRSIIQNAALIVQLQNGGISRKDDYRKFLELFLQCEDLEEAQKLSAHVFGVQKIQHFKTLEPREGEGINDSIYKDEPAVFLLKPHTRAYREKKDRRGFTDKSLEKYMQREKYLQKIKRQKEIVMYYIKDNKITFSEIEEVISEETRITFLQWITQANMNSRKTGRTEYGQEYRLTQTKGKCVLRCEDGDLVMPAFVLEFITL
- a CDS encoding ATP-dependent DNA helicase, encoding MLNPDVRGEKRVFWKYVSPGFIKSIDFEKNSTTIKLNAEDEIKDTDESVNIFCNKLKRIIDFHLFLNKLNKNNLKKEDAIKIIETRCEDISLEIDRINNENKSRDNISRRIVNGLYDLCYATLILNAINLGYTDVNERLAWELSQFNIETQYLSKFLKGLKYIGSRIPDEGQSERLMLKYYSYLWEIRKFLKNNFSILVLENLESFPLHTDTLDTEYYEMVVSSIAAIDLSPKNVRTSRYYIQKKTPFFVNGERYFEITLQLAGLYATKFNRITVYTKQNISTNYSIQIAYADAEINLWGANSKIKVVTNWKVSINPSCLNKLGKVLHISTNLNKNYGEYTSLMDFLTKTGINLLDLINLHENRYQNALHQIYGGTKTNTFEEVFFKLRRDYALSSNKMGKHTVRYILLNLREEILESVLPNTFDKKCLTEELYITSRCYPFEKKPFISNLAGRKTSKGNINDILEITNGSEQYNTAYPYLTIESLIYKTGELYFDVDSVASMEKIKKYNDSLDAWECSNGFRINEENGYLSIDSYEANTLFILEKLLKLSKVSNRGQQESNSRYLRESNLKFEDPLKKVALQKVFVKSQVMLIYGAAGTGKTTLINYVSNMMMQSKKLFLTKTHTALQNLKRRIENPGSESDFVSIDSFTKMVTLTDYDVIFIDECSTIDNRTMGKMLEKIDDDTLLVLAGDIYQIESIDFGNWFYYAKDIIKTDGANVELLNTWRTEKEELKSLWDGVRKIEPIITEKLAIDGPFSSDIGEEIFVSKDEDEIVLCLNYDGKFGLNNMNLYFQNANTKSEVYSWAEWTFKVGDPIIFLDTKRSSLLYNNLKGRIVDISKSDSAILFTLDIDTILTERQCRNESFEFVDVTDFGTRICLEVIASIEELEDDEERVKTIIPFQIAYAVSIHKAQGLEYKSVKIIIPSYNAEKISHSIFYTAITRAKEKLKIYWSAETMQDIIESFTKEKDESWTHSMIKKKLDLE
- a CDS encoding transposase, yielding MCQPFFKNEVDLHPHKIRYWLHSSEKTEAPESFARKVNEICGLYQSAQEQSREGAHIVSTDEMTGVQALEHKYPDKLPLPGQCAKMEFEYIRHGTTSLIGFFDVATGRMEMPYLNSTRTEEDFVEAVKALVGTDPQAPWTFICDGLNTHKSEALVRFVAEACALGVELGKKGKTGILKSMESRADFLHDPSHRIRFVYTPKHSSWMNQIEIWFGIINRKLLKRKSYLSIEELEASILRFIEQYNLTAHPFKWTYAGIPLVI